Proteins co-encoded in one Medicago truncatula cultivar Jemalong A17 chromosome 8, MtrunA17r5.0-ANR, whole genome shotgun sequence genomic window:
- the LOC11430427 gene encoding linoleate 13S-lipoxygenase 3-1, chloroplastic: MALTKEFMGSSLVERPIFPSSSPCFQQKNGSFLISPVFVPYGNKRVVRLRKSAKFPVAAISEDLMKSSSSSSSISSSSSSVPAEKPVKFKVRAVVTVRNKIKEDFKETFVKHLDAFTDRIGRNVVLELFSTEIDPKTNAAKKTNEAVLKDWSKKTNIKAERVNYTAEFTVDSNFGEPGAITVINNHQQEFYLENITIEGFATGAFHFPCNSWVQARKDLPGKRIFFSNKPYLPDDTPAGIKLLREKDLKNLRGDGKGVRKLSDRIYDYDTYNDLGNPDRGIDLARPTLGGSEMYPYPRRCRTGREPSDTDITCESRVEKPLPMYIPRDERFEESKMNTFSVKRLKGVLHNLLPGLKSSLSAQNKDFNEFSDVDGLYSVGLLIKLGLQDDILKKLPLPHIVSKIQESTSQGILKYDIPKIISKDKFAWLRDDEFARQAIAGVNPVTIERLTVFPPVSKLDPEIYGPQESALKKEHILNQLNGMTVQEAIDQNKLFIIDYHDIYLPFLERINALDGRKSYATRTIYYLTPLGTLKPVAIELSLPPSGPNTRSKRVVTPALDATTNWMWMLAKAHVCSNDAGVHQLAHHWLRTHACMEPFILSAHRQLSAMHPIFKLLDPHMRYTLEINALARQSLINADGVIESCFTPGRYAMEISSAAYKTNWRFDQDSLPQDLIRRGMAVPDPTQPHGLKLIMKDYPYAEDGLLIWSAIENWVRTYVNYYYPNPSLIINDRELQAWYSESINVGHADMKDESWWPRLNDSDNLVQVLTILIWNASAQHAALNFGQYPYGGYVPNRPPLMRRLIPEENDPEYTSFISDPQKYFLNALPSLLQATKYMAVVDTLSTHSSDEEYLGERQQPSIWTGDAEIVEAFYQFSAEIGKIEKVIDSRNCDRNLRNRCGAGVLPYELLAPSSGPGVTCRGVPNSVST; this comes from the exons ATGGCCCTAACAAAAGAATTCATGGGTTCTTCATTGGTAGAGAGACCAATAtttccttcttcttcaccaTGTTTTCAACAGAAGAATGGTAGTTTCTTGATCAGTCCTGtttttgttccttatggaaACAAAAGAGTTGTCAGGTTGAGAAAATCTGCAAAGTTCCCTGTTGCAGCTATCAGTGAAGATTTGATGAAAagctcttcttcatcttcttctatatcatcatcttcttcttctgttCCTGCTGAGAAACCAGTGAAATTTAAGGTTAGAGCTGTTGTGACAGTGAGGAACAAGATCAAAGAGGATTTCAAAGAGACTTTTGTGAAACATCTTGATGCTTTTACTGATAGGATTGGACGAAATGTTGTTCTTGAACTTTTTAGCACTGAGATTGATCCAA AAACAAACGCTGCAAAGAAGACCAATGAAGCAGTGTTGAAGGATTGGTCAAAGAAGACTAATATTAAAGCTGAGAGAGTTAATTACACAGCTGAATTTACGGTTGATTCAAATTTTGGAGAACCAGGAGCAATTACTGTGATAAATAATCATCAACAAGAGTTTTACttagaaaatataacaattgAAGGATTTGCAACTGGAGCATTTCATTTTCCTTGCAATTCTTGGGTTCAAGCCAGAAAAGATCTTCCTGGAAAGagaattttcttttctaataaG CCTTATCTACCCGATGATACACCTGCTGGGATTAAACTTTTGAGGGAGAAAGACCTGAAAAATCTGAGAGGTGATGGAAAAGGAGTTAGAAAATTATCTGACAGAATTTATGATTATGACACATACAATGATCTTGGAAACCCAGATAGAGGAATTGATCTTGCTAGACCAACTCTTGGCGGATCTGAAATGTATCCATACCCTAGACGGTGTCGTACTGGCCGTGAACCATCTGATACag ATATTACTTGTGAGAGTCGTGTGGAGAAGCCACTTCCTATGTATATACCAAGAGATGAAAGATTTGAGGAATCAAAAATGAACACATTTTCAGTGAAGAGGCTAAAAGGAGTGCTTCATAACTTGCTTCCTGGCCTTAAATCAAGTCTTTCTGCTCAAAACAAAGATTTCAACGAATTCTCAGATGTTGATGGCCTTTATAGTGTTGGACTACTCATTAAGTTAGGTTTGCAAgatgatattttgaagaaacTTCCATTGCCTCACATTGTTAGCAAGATCCAAGAATCCACCAGCCAGGGTATCCTTAAGTATGACATTCCCAAGATTATATCAA AGGATAAATTTGCTTGGTTGAGAGATGATGAATTTGCTCGTCAAGCAATAGCTGGAGTTAATCCTGTTACCATTGAGAGACTTACAGTTTTCCCACCTGTTAGTAAATTAGATCCTGAAATCTATGGTCCACAAGAGTCTGCTCTTAAAAAAGAGCACATTTTAAATCAACTTAATGGCATGACCGTCCAAGAG GCTATAGatcaaaataagttgtttataattgatTATCATGATATCTACCTTCCATTTTTGGAAAGGATCAATGCCTTAGATGGTAGAAAATCATATGCCACACGTACCATATACTACTTGACACCACTTGGTACTCTAAAGCCTGTTGCTATTGAACTTAGCCTGCCTCCATCTGGACCAAATACTCGATCAAAACGTGTAGTTACACCTGCTTTAGATGCTACTACTAATTGGATGTGGATGCTTGCAAAAGCTCATGTTTGCTCCAATGATGCTGGTGTGCACCAACTTGCCCACCATTG GCTACGTACACATGCTTGCATGGAACCATTTATATTGTCTGCTCATAGGCAATTAAGTGCAATGCATCCAATTTTCAAGTTATTGGATCCACACATGAGGTACACTTTGGAGATCAATGCTTTAGCTCGACAGAGCTTGATCAATGCAGATGGTGTCATTGAGTCTTGCTTCACTCCTGGTCGATATGCAATGGAGATTAGTTCTGCTGCTTACAAAACCAACTGGCGTTTTGACCAGGATAGCCTCCCTCAAGATCTCATCCGCAG GGGAATGGCAGTACCTGACCCCACACAACCACATGGGCTAAAGCTAATAATGAAAGATTACCCTTATGCAGAAGATGGTCTTCTAATTTGGTCAGCAATAGAAAATTGGGTTCGCACCTATGTGAACTATTACTACCCAAATCCAAGCCTAATAATCAATGACAGAGAGTTACAAGCTTGGTACTCCGAATCAATCAATGTAGGCCACGCCGATATGAAAGACGAATCATGGTGGCCGAGATTGAACGACAGTGACAATCTTGTCCAAGTCCTAACAATCTTAATTTGGAATGCATCCGCGCAACATGCTGCACTTAATTTTGGACAGTACCCTTATGGAGGTTACGTGCCAAATCGTCCCCCGTTGATGAGAAGATTAATTCCAGAAGAGAATGACCCTGAATATACAAGTTTCATATCTGATCCACAAAAGTATTTTCTCAATGCATTGCCTAGTTTGTTGCAAGCTACAAAATATATGGCTGTTGTGGACACGCTTTCGACTCATTCGTCTGACGAAGAGTATTTAGGTGAGAGGCAACAGCCTTCGATTTGGACGGGTGATGCTGAGATTGTCGAAGCATTTTATCAATTCTCTGCTGAAATTGGAAAGATTGAGAAGGTGATTGATAGTAGGAATTGTGATAGGAATTTGAGGAACCGTTGCGGTGCCGGTGTTTTGCCTTATGAATTACTTGCTCCCAGTTCTGGACCTGGTGTTACATGCAGAGGGGTTCCAAATAGTGTGTCCACATAG